Proteins encoded within one genomic window of Saccharopolyspora pogona:
- a CDS encoding wax ester/triacylglycerol synthase family O-acyltransferase, whose product MKTGEVSALDWAFLCLERDAAPMHLGAVAVFAPRRPVHPGRVAGVLAGRAAQIPRLNLRVRSSWFPPGHAHWEEPSDFHTRDHVHTHHLPSPGGREELAVLVAELNALPLDLSRPLWELHVITGLDGDRVAVLVKLHHALADGCGAVEAGLGLLDGFTPDPPPQQTTPPADPLLNAAWRAVTRLSRPHRLLGDALSAAGDLPATVEQTVGIASAVVRNMRLPAPDSPLHARASAARRVALIPIERRDMRRIRTRHGGTTNDIALTVLTGALRRWLATRGHPLDGLTVRALVPVNHRSREKSRPDNNQLSGYLCDLPVGEPDPVTRLRIVRAAMDRNKSAGPLHGPGAFPVLAGRMPPLVHQLTSSLAGHSAGLLFDTVITNVPLPGIPVSLDGAPLRELYPLAPLAAGHALSIAVTPYRKFVHIGVQANRCAVGDLEKLSEALPHAVAELDDLDS is encoded by the coding sequence ATGAAAACGGGTGAGGTCAGTGCGCTCGATTGGGCGTTCTTGTGTCTGGAGCGGGACGCGGCACCGATGCACCTCGGCGCGGTCGCAGTGTTCGCACCGCGACGTCCAGTGCATCCGGGGCGAGTAGCGGGCGTGCTCGCAGGGCGAGCGGCGCAGATTCCGCGGTTGAACCTGCGGGTCCGCAGCTCATGGTTTCCACCCGGTCACGCGCACTGGGAAGAGCCTTCCGATTTCCACACCCGGGACCACGTCCACACCCACCACCTGCCCTCACCGGGCGGTCGTGAAGAACTCGCTGTGCTCGTCGCAGAGCTCAACGCCCTACCGCTGGATCTGAGCCGACCGCTGTGGGAACTGCACGTGATCACCGGCCTGGACGGTGACCGGGTCGCGGTTCTGGTGAAGCTGCACCACGCCCTGGCCGACGGCTGCGGAGCGGTCGAAGCCGGACTCGGACTGCTAGACGGCTTCACCCCCGACCCACCACCGCAGCAGACCACGCCGCCCGCGGATCCCTTGCTCAACGCTGCCTGGCGTGCAGTGACAAGGCTCTCCCGACCGCACCGGCTGCTCGGCGACGCACTGTCCGCCGCCGGTGATCTCCCGGCAACCGTGGAGCAGACGGTCGGGATCGCCTCCGCCGTGGTGCGCAACATGCGACTACCCGCGCCGGATTCCCCGCTGCACGCTCGTGCGTCAGCCGCACGGCGCGTGGCGCTAATCCCCATCGAACGACGGGACATGCGCCGGATCCGCACCCGCCACGGCGGCACGACCAACGACATCGCACTCACGGTCCTGACCGGAGCACTCCGTCGGTGGCTGGCCACCCGCGGGCACCCCCTCGACGGGCTCACCGTCCGGGCCCTGGTCCCGGTCAACCACCGATCACGAGAGAAGTCCCGACCCGACAACAACCAACTGTCGGGCTACCTGTGTGATCTGCCGGTCGGCGAGCCGGACCCCGTGACACGGCTGCGGATCGTCCGGGCCGCGATGGACCGCAACAAGAGCGCCGGTCCGCTGCACGGGCCGGGTGCATTCCCCGTGCTCGCCGGTCGAATGCCGCCCCTCGTGCACCAACTCACCAGCTCACTGGCAGGTCACAGTGCTGGTCTGCTGTTCGACACCGTGATCACCAACGTGCCGCTGCCCGGCATTCCGGTGTCGCTGGACGGTGCCCCGCTGCGTGAGCTCTATCCCCTGGCGCCGCTGGCCGCCGGTCACGCCCTGTCCATCGCCGTGACCCCGTACCGGAAATTCGTCCACATTGGAG